CCTATTACATTGTGACGCTCCAGCAGACATACTGATTTGCCGAAGTGCGAGAGACGAATGGCAGCGGCCATACCGGACATACCGGCGCCTATTACGACCACATCATAGTGGTCTAGATCAGGTTTCCTTATAGCGAAGTTCAATTAGCTGCCTTGAAGGGCTGCGAACTTCGGCTCGAGGTAATTGGCACAACTATCTAGTGATGCTAGCTCCTGGTAATCGGATTCAGGGACCTCAATGCCGTGTTGCTTCCGCAGTTCCATCACAATATCCAGAAAATCCATGGAATCTAGTTCCAATTGATCCCTGAGACGCACATCTGGTGAAATGTCAGTAAGGTCTTCATCGGGAGCGATTTCTGCGATTATCTTTAAAACGATATTCTTGATGTCGTCTTTGGTCATTGTCTGTAAATCTACTTAGTCCTGAAACCGGGTCACGACAAGCGAAGAATTGATTCCCAGCATGCCAAAAGAGTTGTTGAAAATGGCATCAACTCGGTCCAATTCAACCGGTTCTCCGATTACAAGGTTCCCCACGTTGCACTGGGGGTCCAACTCGTCAACATTAATTGTAGGATGGACCATTTTATCTATAAAAGCCGGCAAATTTCCTGCTAATTCAAGCGCTCCAGCCGCTCCCATAGAATGGCCGATAAAGCTCTTTGTGTTGTTAATATAGGTAGAATCACTTTTGCCAAAAACCTCCCCAATCGCCTCACATTCCTGAATATCCCCTTGCTTCGTAGAAGTGGCGTGCGTGTTAACGATCTGAATGTCCGAACCTTCAATATTTGCGCGTTTCAACGCGGCTCTCATACATTGGGCCTGCCGCTCTGGATTAGGTAGAACATAATCGGTGGCATCCGAGTTCAACGCCCAGCCTGAAACCTCCGCTATGATGTTTGCTCCTCGGGCTTTCGCATCATCCAAGCGTTCCAGGCAATAAAGGCATCCTCCCTCACTCACGACTATGCCATTACGCTCCATGTCGAAGGGTCGACTCGCTTTCGTTGGATCCTCATGCGTTGCCAGTGCATTCTGGCTTTTGAAGGCGGCAAAAATACCGAAGGTATGAATGCTTTCACTGACGCCACCTCCTAACGCGAAATCGATCTCTTCCAGTTGCAGCATCTGGCAGGCTTGAATTACCCCGGCATTACCGGCTGCGCATGCGGCGCCTATGGCATAGTGCGGCCCCGTAATCATGAGATTAATTGTGATTTCTCCGGCAGGATTGTTGGCTACGGTCCGTGGATTATGGTGATGCGTCCAGAATCGTGTATCGTAGTCATATTTGGAGATATTGAAGATTTCATTTTCTGTCTCTACGTTGCCATGCTCTGTCGCTCCTACATAGACTCCAACTCGGCTCTTATCGAAGGTTTCCCAGTCAATACCCGAATTGGTAATTGCCTCATTAGCACAATAAATTCCTACGCTTCCAGCGCGGGTGCCAATTCGGACCGCTTTCTTGGTCTGGTACTTCAGTGGATCAAAATCGCATACGCCCGCATGGACGGTGCCCATATAACGGGTTTCGATATTCTGAATCGTGGAAACCTTGTTCAGCAAGTTGGCACGGTATTCCTCAA
This genomic stretch from Opitutia bacterium ISCC 52 harbors:
- a CDS encoding acyl carrier protein; translated protein: MTKDDIKNIVLKIIAEIAPDEDLTDISPDVRLRDQLELDSMDFLDIVMELRKQHGIEVPESDYQELASLDSCANYLEPKFAALQGS
- a CDS encoding beta-ketoacyl-[acyl-carrier-protein] synthase family protein, which codes for MSHHRIVITGIGLTAPNGNTLEEYRANLLNKVSTIQNIETRYMGTVHAGVCDFDPLKYQTKKAVRIGTRAGSVGIYCANEAITNSGIDWETFDKSRVGVYVGATEHGNVETENEIFNISKYDYDTRFWTHHHNPRTVANNPAGEITINLMITGPHYAIGAACAAGNAGVIQACQMLQLEEIDFALGGGVSESIHTFGIFAAFKSQNALATHEDPTKASRPFDMERNGIVVSEGGCLYCLERLDDAKARGANIIAEVSGWALNSDATDYVLPNPERQAQCMRAALKRANIEGSDIQIVNTHATSTKQGDIQECEAIGEVFGKSDSTYINNTKSFIGHSMGAAGALELAGNLPAFIDKMVHPTINVDELDPQCNVGNLVIGEPVELDRVDAIFNNSFGMLGINSSLVVTRFQD